The proteins below come from a single Lineus longissimus chromosome 5, tnLinLong1.2, whole genome shotgun sequence genomic window:
- the LOC135487673 gene encoding uncharacterized protein LOC135487673 has product MAEPSPPLPISSVEKLRVGASYGSFEDMEKALDKYKETSLTVFVRKSSRTTQAANARLKTDEDRYDPRLKYAYVRWCCKHGGNHKTSSTGQRPHQTTYKLGCPAAIFATADRNSSRLVIKTLNDTHNHAVSSDIYMHYPVNREVDDKLKAVCRVMYNLKVPAGVFRDKLIEISGKEFTAKDILNLKSKIRMDNSDSGSKLNLLVTELEAILEQFPDAFIRLKISEVGLVEAIFIQMPVMRDSFIKFPEVCFLDATYRVNEHKMPLFTLMVEDGLGHSIPAAHFLVSAEDQENIDHCFDLFKQSLPEGMLDKTTCVVIDKDLKEVNTIKKFFPGATIHLCLFHVLRCFQRATKDIPVATKEGVRKVLENMAFCSEETQYDKLYDQLKELAPETFLTKFAKNWDECKEMWCFCWRKRTMNLGNKTTNRLESFHQKLKMNLNSSKTLAECIHELVQLSETKKGQIKHKTNIGSCSISYDATELSAEGHAIYETCSPFAAEKIVVELKGMRRMHTTFKSTPLKGNGYAVQSASGGSVFSVCSDMKTCSCHFFKNHGLPCRHIFFVRKVESTELFIPDLVSRRWRKEYQTASVATVPLPVPATMHDNVVLTVQATASKTKKTLNRCQKYREALGVCKEIASVICEHGQDVFNGYISNLKDFKACVLGGKEVDILDVNAGPSCDPQLTNSLMSVAEVHTGMSCVPEISEEDTLCPEDLTCHHDLNNNDVDPSKSSVQPDKSLRDTSMPDDLSYYGECYSDSQLDIDTNVRSRAPSEKQGNACFSPCLGSASSTQVTSNLPVNAHLDSMKDILGEKLLPDLASTPRLAEQTFSTSVSVAEFKSLLEQIHLVEKPKVRGRPKGKTQSVTGIPKKIENKRKQSQARSQNKKAKRADKIKDKTDSTKKKGAKKIHVDDKIKTDVLIDLSTLDDLEDDIGPGEDLREVIKYALQGYLDDLPDGELEHCFETLKEEYFNMKRARNSMDRFVLCLNDPVHSFFLESSRIFETEMEDIASYLCLSNKWKSRFVSFKQGSGDYLMLVCSVLAKAYSLQVLPSAIIATLHGIPHHLKDGEQYVKRAEEGVDETVKLAIGNNTLRDTEFKTLLQPDGMLNDNVVSAFLSVLSRQANSKIQNTALVLPSFLASKWEKNDNTWIFKNVDVEKFTWVFVPICTNNHWIVLVANLQQSSIGILNSIHWPGSRVEIFLSGWRNFMHARGDTRPWKSKLYECSEQEDGSSCGVFLLMNVEAILLDVVPSVMRQFHARMYRQYIVGRLLKDGVEDVNQKCDLPFCKMEDNKDLVQCIECDRWCHLSCCEMEQRPEIFCCLYCI; this is encoded by the exons ATGGCGGAACCCTCGCCACCGTTGCCGATTTCGTCAGTAGAAAAGTTGCGCGTGGGGGCTTCGTATGGCTCTTTTGAAGATATGGAGAAAGCTCTTGATAAATATAAAGAGACAAGCTTGACTGTTTTCGTGAGAAAAAGCTCGAGGACCACTCAGGCCGCCAACGCTCGCCTCAAAACCGACGAGGACAGATATGACCCGAGGCTGAAATATGCGTATGTACGTTGGTGCTGCAAACATGGCGGGAATCACAAAACTTCCAGTACGGGACAAAGGCCACATCAAAC gaccTACAAGCTTGGCTGCCCGGCCGCAATCTTTGCGACTGCGGATCGCAATTCAAGCCGTCTTGTGATAAAAACCTTGAATGATACCCACAACCACGCTGTAAGCAGTGACATTTACATGCACTACCCTGTAAATCGTGAAGTGGACGATAAGCTGAAAGCTGTTTGTCGTGTCATGTACAACCTAAAAGTGCCTGCAGGGGTTTTCCGAGATAAACTGATTGAGATATCTGGAAAAGAATTTACAGCTAAGGATATCTTAAATCTCAAGTCAAAGATCCGAATGGACAACTCAGACAGTGGTTCAAAGCTGAACCTACTTGTTACAGAACTAGAAGCCATCCTTGAGCAGTTTCCAGATGCATTCATCCGTTTGAAGATAAGTGAGGTGGGCCTAGTTGAagcgattttcattcaaatgccTGTGATGAGGGATTCGTTCATAAAGTTTCCGGAAGTGTGTTTCCTCGATGCTACGTACAGGGTAAATGAACATAAAATGCCACTGTTCACGTTGATGGTCGAGGATGGACTTGGTCACAGTATCCCTGCAGCACATTTCCTGGTGTCTGCAGAAGATCAGGAAAATATTGatcattgttttgatttgttcAAGCAGTCGTTGCCAGAGGGAATGCTTGACAAAACAACGTGTGTGGTCATTGACAAGGACTTAAAAGAAGTGAATACGATCAAGAAATTCTTTCCCGGTGCCACAATCCATCTGTGCTTATTTCATGTGCTGAGATGTTTCCAAAGGGCCACAAAAGACATTCCCGTTGCAACTAAAGAAGGCGTACGGAAAGTATTAGAAAACATGGCTTTTTGTAGTGAAGAAACTCAGTATGATAAACTTTACGATCAACTGAAGGAACTAGCCCCAGAGACATTCCTTACAAAGTTTGCCAAAAATTGGGACGAATGCAAAGAAATGTGGTGTTTTTGCTGGCGAAAGAGGACAATGAACCTTGGTAACAAAACGACTAATCGTCTAGAGTCCTTTCATCAGAAATTGAAGATGAATTTGAATAGCTCAAAAACTCTGGCAGAATGTATCCATGAATTGGTACAGCTTTCAGAAACCAAAAAAGGCCAGATCAAACATAAGACTAATATTGGGTCTTGCTCCATTTCCTATGATGCCACTGAGCTGTCAGCCGAAGGTCATGCTATATACGAGACGTGTTCACCATTTGCAGCAGAGAAAATTGTTGTGGAGCTAAAAGGCATGAGGAGAATGCATACTACCTTTAAATCTACGCCCTTGAAAGGAAATGGCTATGCTGTGCAGTCTGCAAGTGGAGGAAGTGTCTTCAGTGTTTGTAGCGACATGAAAACATGTAGTTGTCACTTTTTCAAGAATCATGGTTTGCCCTGTCGACACATTTTCTTTGTTCGGAAGGTTGAAAGTACTGAACTGTTCATTCCAGATCTTGTATCGCGACGATGGAGGAAAGAATATCAGACTGCATCAGTTGCCACTGTCCCGCTTCCTGTTCCTGCAACAATGCACGACAATGTCGTGTTAACCGTCCAGGCTACCGCCAGCAAAACGAAGAAGACATTAAACAGGTGTCAAAAGTACAGGGAAGCCTTAGGTGTTTGCAAAGAAATAGCTTCAGTAATTTGTGAACATGGACAAGATGTCTTCAATGGATACATTTCAAACCTCAAAGACTTCAAAGCTTGTGTTTTAGGTGGGAAGGAAGTTGACATTCTCGATGTTAATGCAGGTCCGTCTTGTGATCCACAGCTCACAAACTCACTCATGTCTGTTGCTGAAGTTCATACTGGTATGTCTTGTGTGCctgaaatttctgaagaagacACGCTTTGCCCTGAGGATTTAACATGTCATCATGATCTCAACAACAACGATGTCGATCCAAGCAAGTCTTCTGTGCAGCCAGATAAGAGCCTGAGAGATACTAGTATGCCAGATGATCTGTCGTACTACGGAGAATGTTACAGTGATTCACAGTTAGATATTGATACAAATGTACGGAGTCGTGccccaagtgagaaacaaggaAACGCTTGTTTTTCACCGTGTTTAGGATCAGCATCAAGTACCCAGGTTACCAGTAATCTGCCCGTGAATGCCCATTTGGACTCCATGAAGgacattttaggtgaaaaactGCTTCCTGATCTGGCTTCTACTCCAAGGCTTGCAGAACAGACATTTTCAACCTCAGTTTCAGTGGCTGAATTTAAGTCCTTGTTAGAGCAAATACACCTAGTTGAAAAACCAAAGGTTCGTGGGCGGCCTAAAGGGAAAACACAATCAGTAACAGGAATTCCAAAGAAAATCGAGAATAAACGAAAACAAAGTCAAGCGCGAAGCCAGAATAAGAAAGCCAAGCGAGCTGACAAGATCAAGGACAAGACAGATTCGACCAAGAAGAAGGGAGCcaagaagatacatgtagatgacaaGATCAAGACCGATGTGCTGATAGACTTGTCAACTCTTGATGATTTGGAAGATGACATCGGACCTGGGGAAGATTTGAGAGAGGTGATCAAGTACGCTCTGCAGGGTTATTTGGACGACCTTCCAGATGGAGAACTTGAGCACTGCTTTGAAACATTGAAGGAAGAATATTTTAACATGAAAAGAGCCCGCAACAGTATGGACAGATTTGTGCTATGTCTTAATGACCCAGTGCACTCTTTCTTTTTGGAGTCATCACGTATCTTCGAAACAGAAATGGAAGACATCGCAAGTTATCTTTGCCTATCGAATAAATGGAAGTCGAGATTTGTTTCTTTTAAGCAGGGAAGTGGAGATTACCTCATGCTTGTGTGTAGTGTGTTAGCCAAGGCATATTCGCTGCAAGTGTTGCCGTCAGCTATTATTGCAACACTACATGGTATACCTCACCACCTGAAAGACGGCGAACAGTATGTTAAAAGGGCAGAGGAGGGTGTTGATGAAACAGTGAAGCTGGCCATTGGTAACAACACGTTAAGAGACACAGAATTCAAGACTCTGCTTCAACCTGACGGGATGTTAAATGATAAT GTTGTGAGTGCTTTCCTTTCTGTGCTGTCGAGACAGGCAAATTCAAAGATCCAAAACACTGCACTCGTCTTGCCATCCTTCCTGGCATCAAAATGGGAGAAGAATGACAACACGTGGATTTTCAAAAAT GTTGATGTGGAAAAGTTCACCTGGGTATTTGTTCCAATTTGTACCAATAACCACTGGATCGTGCTAGTGGCTAACCTTCAGCAGTCATCAATTGGAATTTTGAATTCAATTCATTGGCCTGGCAGCCGTGTCGAGATATTCTTGTCTGGTTGGag aaaCTTCATGCATGCCCGGGGTGATACCAGACCATGGAAATCCAAATTGTATGAATGCAGCGAGCAAGAAGACGGCAGCAGCTGTGGAGTCTTTCTTCTGATG AATGTAGAGGCTATTTTGCTGGATGTGGTACCATCTGTTATGCGCCAGTTCCATGCCAGGATGTATCGCCAATACATAGTTGGTAGATTGCTCAAGGATGGTGTGGAAGACGTCAACCAGAAATGCGACCTTCCCTTCTGTAAGATGGAGGACAACAAGGATCTAGTGCAGTGCATTGAATGTGATCGCTGGTGCCACCTATCCTGCTGTGAAATGGAGCAGAGGCCAGAGATATTCTGTTGTTTGTATTGTATTTAA